From the genome of Symphalangus syndactylus isolate Jambi chromosome 7, NHGRI_mSymSyn1-v2.1_pri, whole genome shotgun sequence, one region includes:
- the TP53INP1 gene encoding tumor protein p53-inducible nuclear protein 1 isoform X2: MFQRLNKMFVGEVSSSSNQEPEFSEKEDDEWILVDFIDTCTGFSAEEEEEEEEEEDISEESPTEHPSVFSCLPASLECLADTSDSCFLQFESCPMEESWFITPPPCFTAGGLTTIKVETSPMENLLIEHPSMSVYAVHNSCPGLSEATRGTDELHSPSSPRARKSCL; encoded by the exons ATGTTCCAGAGGCTGAATAAAATGTTTGTGGGTGAAGTCAGTTCTTCCTCCAACCAAGAACCAGAATTCAGTGAGAAAGAAGATGATGAATGGATTCTTGTTGACTTCATAG ATACTTGCACTGGTTTCTcagcagaagaagaagaagaagaagaagaagaggaggacatCAGTGAAGAGTCACCTACTGAGCACCCTTCAGTCTTTTCCTGTTTACCGGCATCTCTTGAGTGCTTGGCTGATACAAGTGATTCCTGCTTCCTCCAGTTTGAGTCATGTCCAATGGAGGAGAGCTGGTTTATCACCCCACCCCCATGTTTTACTGCAGGTGGATTAACCACTATCAAGGTGGAAACAAGTCCTATGGAAAATCTTCTCATTGAACATCCCAGCATGTCTGTCTATGCTGTGCATAACTCCTGCCCTGGTCTCAGTGAGGCCACCCGTGGGACTGATGAATTACATAGCCCAAGTAGTCCCAG GGCCAGGAAAAGCTGCTTATAA
- the TP53INP1 gene encoding tumor protein p53-inducible nuclear protein 1 isoform X1, whose amino-acid sequence MFQRLNKMFVGEVSSSSNQEPEFSEKEDDEWILVDFIDTCTGFSAEEEEEEEEEEDISEESPTEHPSVFSCLPASLECLADTSDSCFLQFESCPMEESWFITPPPCFTAGGLTTIKVETSPMENLLIEHPSMSVYAVHNSCPGLSEATRGTDELHSPSSPRVEAQNEMGQHIHCYVAALAAHTTFLEQPKSFRPSQWIKEHSERQSLNRNSLRRQNLTRDCHPRQVKHNGWVVHQPCPRQYNY is encoded by the exons ATGTTCCAGAGGCTGAATAAAATGTTTGTGGGTGAAGTCAGTTCTTCCTCCAACCAAGAACCAGAATTCAGTGAGAAAGAAGATGATGAATGGATTCTTGTTGACTTCATAG ATACTTGCACTGGTTTCTcagcagaagaagaagaagaagaagaagaagaggaggacatCAGTGAAGAGTCACCTACTGAGCACCCTTCAGTCTTTTCCTGTTTACCGGCATCTCTTGAGTGCTTGGCTGATACAAGTGATTCCTGCTTCCTCCAGTTTGAGTCATGTCCAATGGAGGAGAGCTGGTTTATCACCCCACCCCCATGTTTTACTGCAGGTGGATTAACCACTATCAAGGTGGAAACAAGTCCTATGGAAAATCTTCTCATTGAACATCCCAGCATGTCTGTCTATGCTGTGCATAACTCCTGCCCTGGTCTCAGTGAGGCCACCCGTGGGACTGATGAATTACATAGCCCAAGTAGTCCCAG aGTGGAAGCTCAAAATGAAATGGGGCAGCATATTCATTGTTATGTTGCAGCTCTTGCTGCTCATACAACTTTTCTGGAACAACCCAAGAGCTTTCGCCCTTCCCAGTGGATAAAAGAACATAGTGAAAGACAGTCTCTTAACAGAAATAGCCTTCGTCGCCAAAATCTTACCAGGGATTGCCACCCTCGGCAAGTCAAGCACAATGGCTGGGTTGTTCATCAGCCCTGCCCGCGTCAGTACAATTACTAA